The proteins below are encoded in one region of Rhododendron vialii isolate Sample 1 chromosome 7a, ASM3025357v1:
- the LOC131333647 gene encoding probable E3 ubiquitin-protein ligase RHB1A, with translation MGGCCCSSRKPQLHGTPVYYYCPPILEEHESLTSHDSAAMVLTAGFLVDLNLDTSTPDTYRPPPAPIPYDVVLGRSQSTDSESLSDTTNGSGYENMSSCADVKEPDCETDSDILLASPKKFEFRILKSGDLNVSALEDEDVCPTCLEDYDAENPKIITKCNHCFHLSCILEWMERSDTCPICDQEMIYEAN, from the exons ATGGGGGGTTGCTGTTGTTCTTCCCGAAAACCACAGCTACATGGAACACCTGTGTATTACTAT TGTCCTCCGATTTTGGAAGAGCATGAGTCCTTGACGTCTCATGATAGTGCAGCCATGGTACTGACTGCAGGGTTCCTGGTTGATTTAAATTTGGATACGTCAACCCCTGACACTTATCGACCCCCTCCTGCACCTATACCATATGACGTGGTTCTAGGACGTTCACAATCAACAGACTCTGAGTCCCTGAGCGACACTACTAATGGCAGTGGCTATGAAAATATGTCTTCATGTGCAGATGTTAAAGAGCCAGATTGTGAAACTGACTCTGACATTCTTCTTGCCTCCCcaaagaagtttgagtttcgAATTCTAAAATCAGGTGATCTTAATGTATCAGCACTGGAAGATGAGGACGTCTGTCCGACTTGTCTTGAAG ATTACGATGCAGAGAACCCAAAGATTATCACAAAATGTAACCATTGTTTTCACCTTTCGTGCATTCTAGAGTGGATGGAAAGAAGTGACACTTGCCCTATATGCGACCAG GAAATGATATATGAAGCAAACTAA
- the LOC131333055 gene encoding AT-rich interactive domain-containing protein 1-like yields the protein MEFEPEFRGSSSEISDQKNENGDYLYLDLEESDMDSMVGKLSNGNEVIGLVESDESRKGGEDCKNLYEGEECMISGSSVFSNRKRKRGCRWRMLDWVVEVAKNPCDPEVVSLPERPDWKQYGREQLWKQVLLARHAMFLKRNGNRSPEQKISNWLKQRMHPSMYDDHSGSERQRSSQRLVSAKESRSLSSKIRPRSDSSSSTQTQLEDYLDKESETLSTNSVFTFLNDNQNRKRVPVGPFFQANVLEWTGETCESDSRWLGSRVWPVESGEPSKYLIERDRIGKGRQESCGCENPGSIECVRFHVSEKRVRVKLELGLAFLRLKFDRMGEEVALSWTKEEEKRFQEIIKSNPASLDMCFWDEIVKSFTSKKREDLVSYYFNVYLLRRRGYQNRSTPSNIESDDEESEFGPVTNRYRHDALKSPGSIFCSPKKPHSNVK from the exons ATGGAGTTTGAGCCCGAGTTTAGAGGGTCTTCATCGGAAATTTCGGATCAGAAGAACGAGAATGGAGATTACCTGTATTTGGATTTGGAAGAGAGTGACATGGATTCTATGGTAGGGAAATTGAGCAATGGCAATGAGGTTATAGGTTTGGTGGAATCAGATGAAAGCAGGAAAGGTGGTGAAGACTGCAAAAACTTGTACGAAGGCGAAGAATGTATGATTTCTGGTTCAAGTGTGTTTTCTAATAGGAAGAGAAAGCGGGGGTGTCGGTGGAGGATGCTGGATTGGGTTGTTGAGGTTGCAAAGAATCCTTGTGATCCAGAAGTTGTATCGTTACCTGAAAGGCCGGATTGGAAGCAGTATGGGAGGGAACAGTTATGGAAGCAGGTTTTATTAGCCCGACATGCAATGTTTCTCAAAAGAAATGGCAATAGAAGTCCCGAGCAAAAAATTTCGAATTGGCTG AAGCAAAGGATGCATCCATCAATGTATGATGATCACAGTGGATCTGAGAGGCAAAGAAGCAGCCAGAGGCTTGTTTCAGCAAAAGAGTCACGATCACTTTCTTCCAAAATACGACCTCGTTCGGACTCATCATCGAGTACTCAGACTCAGTTAGAGGATTACTTGGACAAAGAATCTGAAACCCTGTCTACAAATTCCGTATTTACTTTTTTAAACGATAATCAGAACCGGAAACGGGTCCCAGTGGGGCCGTTTTTTCAAGCTAATGTACTGGAATGGACTGGGGAGACTTGTGAAAGTGACTCTAGATGGTTAGGCTCACGGGTTTGGCCAGTAGAAAGTGGGGAACCAAGCAAATATCTAATTGAAAGGGATCGCATTGGGAAAGGAAGACAAGAGTCATGTGGATGTGAAAACCCAGGTTCCATTGAATGTGTCAGATTCCACGTCTCTGAGAAAAGGGTGAGAGTAAAGCTTGAACTTGGTTTGGCTTTCCTACGCTTGAAGTTCGATAGGATGGGTGAGGAAGTTGCACTTTCTTGGAcaaaggaagaagagaaaaggttCCAGGAAATAATTAAGTCAAATCCTGCATCTCTGGATATGTGTTTCTGGGATGAAATTGTTAAGTCGTTTACTAGCAAAAAGAGGGAGGATTTGGTGAGCTACTACTTCAATGTCTATCTTTTACGGCGTCGGGGTTACCAGAATAGGTCCACTCCTAGCAACATTGAGAGTGATGATGAAGAATCAGAGTTTGGACCCGTGACTAATCGCTATAGGCATGATGCACTTAAATCTCCAGGTTCCATTTTCTGTTCCCCAAAGAAGCCACACTCGAATGTCAAATAG